A stretch of Saccharomyces cerevisiae S288C chromosome IV, complete sequence DNA encodes these proteins:
- the VBA4 gene encoding Vba4p (hypothetical protein; proposed role as basic amino acid permease based on phylogeny; targeted to vacuole via AP-3 pathway; physical interaction with Atg27p suggests possible role in autophagy; non-essential gene) yields MGKKDRQRKKLREFAKLKNRQRNLRKSVQTLKNEVQREAKVPRTSNQIALGNDKIEEINENSPLLSAPSKQEEVSIPKAVDIDTIDAQPLHEGPKIDDSPQDEVNSIKGKPADKANEDDLKPPSQHEACGNSALQSSITDFSDRSVSPLQSITSCNTPMSEHELPVSSSNSFERADDMPVVQADNQTSSSKSLHIVAPSPEVPVSGDEITSYGYGSIPQSIGDVENGLNPPYVENTSSDELVHDLTRRRIFSSCMCTYLFFIAMDSSIILVIASKIASEFHELWRLSLVISAYLLSNAIGQLVFLKLSLISSVKLLLCIAQFSFILGGYLSWSSAHFWTFIFARCVTGFGGGSLIALKSTIMNRFSQKNDSRYSLSASMITFAMGVVIGPFMMNLFDSSHGSGWRNAFLIPVPFCLVNASIMLADMYSVKSTLYGRPTPTLWKRFKNTLLSPDLYEILTLTLFLLCFVQVTSLDLTGLKNNTMIQALLFSVIIVCGILFFLIETSDTYMNSVISMSLQGDKRLIWTMIGISFCFAALMCIIPFGTTYFIIVLNLSTLQLAERLSPFFFSIVLGYFSVSYFWKSKGQNFLLKFVLSGATLLLYVALMGVSLNLPVWKQYICLSLPFLGSSMILTLLSNLYHEYHEQRKSPISGSIVYCFGAVGGTVGISLGGYVFHKTLIKLMHEKVMPFSKQGYLKKDLLKIIKHATESSDWVHESAPKFVFQTLIECYLQACRNVFKLSTLFFTITVVAIFIFNRIHCRSQNCLSLS; encoded by the coding sequence ATGGGGAAGAAGGATAGACAGCGCAAGAAACTGCGTGAGTTTgctaaattgaaaaacagGCAGCGAAACTTGAGAAAGAGCGTGCAAACATTGAAGAATGAGGTTCAACGAGAGGCTAAAGTCCCAAGAACTTCGAATCAAATTGCTTTAGGAAACGACAAAATCGAAGAGATTAACGAAAATAGTCCATTATTATCAGCTCCTAGTAAACAAGAGGAGGTATCAATTCCGAAAGCGGTTGATATTGATACCATTGATGCACAGCCTCTTCACGAAGGCCCAAAAATTGATGACTCGCCCCAAGATGAGGTCAATAGCATTAAAGGAAAACCTGCGGACAAGGCTAATGAAGACGATCTTAAGCCGCCTTCACAACATGAAGCATGTGGAAATTCAGCTTTGCAAAGCTCTATTACAGATTTTAGTGATAGATCAGTATCACCATTGCAAAGTATTACCAGCTGCAATACTCCGATGAGTGAGCACGAGCTACCAGTATCTTCCTCAAATTCGTTTGAAAGAGCTGATGATATGCCTGTAGTGCAGGCAGATAACCAGACGTCAAGTAGTAAATCTTTGCACATTGTTGCACCATCTCCTGAAGTACCAGTCAGCGGAGATGAAATCACTTCATATGGATATGGCTCTATACCCCAGAGCATCGGGGATGTAGAGAACGGATTGAATCCTCCTTATGTCGAAAATACATCATCTGATGAACTTGTACATGATCTGACGAGAAGACGGATATTTTCATCCTGTATGTGTacttatttattctttattGCAATGGACAGTTCTATAATCCTAGTAATTGCGTCCAAAATTGCTTCGGAGTTTCATGAGTTATGGAGATTATCCTTAGTCATCTCAGCATACCTATTGAGTAATGCTATTGGGCAACTGGTATTTTTGAAGCTATCTTTAATATCCAGTGtaaaattgttgttgtgTATTGCTCAATTCAGTTTTATCCTTGGTGGCTATTTATCTTGGAGTTCTGCCCATTTTTGGACGTTTATCTTTGCCCGTTGTGTCACAGGATTTGGGGGCGGTTCCTTAATAGCGCTCAAAAGTACTATTATGAATCGgttttctcaaaagaaCGACAGTCGGTACTCATTGAGTGCCTCTATGATAACATTTGCTATGGGTGTGGTAATTGGGCCCTTTATGATGAACTTGTTTGATTCTTCTCATGGTAGCGGGTGGAGAAATGCCTTCTTAATACCAGTTCCTTTTTGCCTTGTGAATGCCTCGATTATGCTGGCAGATATGTATTCTGTTAAGAGCACTTTATATGGACGCCCAACGCCTACATTATGGAAAAGATTCAAGAATACTCTATTAAGTCCTGATTTATACGAAATATTGACACTTACGCTATTCCTACTTTGTTTCGTTCAAGTGACCTCATTGGATTTAACAGGGTTAAAGAATAATACGATGATTCAAGCGCTACTATTTTCTGTAATTATCGTTTGTGgcattttatttttcttgatagAGACAAGCGATACTTACATGAACTCTGTAATTTCAATGTCCTTACAAGGTGACAAGCGTTTAATATGGACAATGATAGgaatttcattttgctTTGCAGCATTAATGTGCATCATCCCATTCGGTACAACGTACTTCATCATTGTTTTAAATTTAAGCACTTTACAACTTGCAGAGAGATTGTCcccattctttttctccattGTACTGGGTTACTTTAGtgtttcttatttttgGAAGTCGAAAGGACAGAATTTTTTgctaaaatttgttttaaGCGGAGCCACCCTGTTACTATATGTGGCACTTATGGGGGTAAGTTTGAATTTACCAGTATGGAAGCAATATATATGTTTGTCTCTGCCATTTTTGGGCTCCTCTATGATATTGACCTTGCTGTCAAATCTTTATCATGAGTACCATGAACAAAGAAAGTCACCTATCAGTGGTTCTATCGTATATTGTTTCGGTGCCGTGGGGGGGACGGTTGGTATTTCCTTGGGTGGTTATGTCTTCCACAAAACATTAATAAAACTTATGCATGAGAAGGTGATGCCATTTAGCAAGCAAGGTTATCTTAAAAAGGaccttttgaaaattatcAAGCACGCTACGGAATCTTCAGATTGGGTACACGAATCAGCCCCAAAGtttgtttttcaaactttgATTGAGTGTTATTTACAAGCATGTCGAAACGTATTCAAACTCTCtacccttttttttacgaTTACTGTCGTAGcaatattcattttcaacagAATCCATTGTCGTAGTCAAAATTGTTTGTCACTATCTTGA
- the APC4 gene encoding anaphase promoting complex subunit 4 (Subunit of the Anaphase-Promoting Complex/Cyclosome (APC/C); APC/C is a ubiquitin-protein ligase required for degradation of anaphase inhibitors, including mitotic cyclins, during the metaphase/anaphase transition; component of the platform domain of the APC/C, based on structural analysis; relative distribution to the nucleus increases upon DNA replication stress) encodes MSSPINDYFIDYNPLFPIFATRIAKGLAIYRVSDHARLAVIPIRNINLVANYDWDTTTGKFLSIFFKDGTIRIHDIFKDGRLVSFLRIPSTKISKGIWDRIPLRYEPNNRDFACNIIDDLPKLIRFVKDSKRINIVPYTQPNSLWRGPDEDDLDSNEKLDVHVVFNEGNDKITVFFNGDYAVFLSVDNIENENSLKSIIKVQDGFYQCFYEDGTVQTLNLGPLLQSKSSVNLLNYIMVIKELIGYMLTHLEFINRELATPYLDFVKRLCDEAYGYGKLKSELEALFLLGEISCDLEDWLCNSVGEKNFKRWKYLGCEAYQKTVQILTLIFVPACERIIIYVEKLRAILQAFSIQNKLSYTSDLTAVEVLLKSSQKLLTMTLNSIIGLGRDETLFEKFFIWFNDRLHEALDEDYKLKFQFEDDLYFGYDLLSYFDRILSKKGTEPSSIIDVKLYRDLINSMSDMEKDIAQSNVNSHIQQHILVDLKTDVFAQKYPSSQINLLDAIKLPKHNYIVYLIQVTKHNSAQEPFSEENKKKLYIGTLKDENLGIISKESSVKIPALFKSYRLSSTRFVPNRVHSLLRDIGLSDSNYHSSHVTDYRGENYENEEDDGTIAIPAYIRENRENDDFIACTAKVSVDGRSASLVFPKEKQNV; translated from the coding sequence ATGTCGTCTCCTATTAATGATTATTTCATTGATTATAACCCTCTTTTTCCAATCTTTGCTACAAGAATTGCGAAAGGCCTTGCTATTTACAGAGTCTCGGATCACGCTAGGCTTGCAGTAATTCCAATAAGAAATATAAACTTGGTGGCGAATTACGATTGGGATACAACTACTGGTAAATTTTTGTCCATCTTTTTTAAGGATGGGACGATCAGAATCCATGACATTTTTAAAGACGGTCGATTAGTTTCATTCCTAAGAATTCCGAGtacaaaaatatcaaaaggTATATGGGACCGAATTCCATTAAGATACGAACCAAATAATCGAGATTTTGCATGTAACATCATTGATGATTTACCAAAGCTAATAAGGTTTGTAAAGGACTCCAAAAGGATAAACATTGTCCCTTACACTCAACCGAATAGCTTGTGGAGAGGTCCTGATGAGGATGATCTAGATagtaatgaaaaactaGACGTTCACGTAGTATTCAATGAGggaaatgataaaattacagttttttttaatggtGATTACGCTGTTTTCTTGTCGGTGGATaatattgaaaacgaaaattctttaaaatcAATTATCAAAGTTCAAGATGGCTTTTACCAGTGCTTCTATGAGGATGGAACTGTACAAACTTTAAATTTAGGACCTTTATTACAGAGCAAATCATCAGTGAACCTGCTGAATTATATAATGGTAATAAAAGAGCTTATAGGTTATATGCTTACTCATCTCGAGTTCATTAACCGGGAACTGGCAACACCTTATTTAGATTTCGTCAAAAGATTGTGTGATGAAGCCTACGGATATGGCAAACTCAAATCGGAATTAGAAGCCCTCTTTTTACTTGGAGAGATCTCATGTGACTTGGAAGACTGGCTTTGCAATTCAGTAGGTGAGAAGAACTTTAAAAGGTGGAAGTATTTAGGTTGTGAAGCTTACCAAAAAACTGTTCAGATTTTAACTTTAATATTTGTACCCGCATGTGAAAGAATCATTATTTATGTGGAGAAGTTAAGGGCAATATTACAAGCCTTTTCTATACAGAATAAGCTCAGTTATACGTCAGATTTGACAGCTGTTGAAGTGCTCCTAAAAAGTTCACAGAAATTGTTAACTATGACATTAAATTCAATAATAGGCTTGGGGAGGGACGAAACACTTTTTGAGAAGTTTTTCATATGGTTCAACGACAGACTTCATGAAGCGCTAGATGAAGATTATAAACtgaaatttcaatttgaGGATGATCTTTACTTTGGATACGATTTACTAAGTTACTTTGACAGAATCTTATCTAAAAAAGGTACGGAACCTAGCTCAATAATCGACGTGAAACTTTATAGAGACCTAATTAACAGCATGTCTGATATGGAAAAAGATATTGCACAAAGTAATGTTAATTCTCATATTCAACAGCATATTCTGGTTGATTTAAAAACGGATGTTTTTGCGCAAAAATATCCATCTTCGCAAATAAATTTGCTTGATGCCATAAAATTACCAAAGCATAATTACATAGTCTACCTTATTCAGGTAACAAAACACAACAGTGCTCAAGAACCTTTctcagaagaaaacaaaaagaaactatATATAGGTACTCTGAAAGATGAGAATTTAGGCATTATATCAAAGGAATCGTCAGTCAAGATTCCGGCGCTATTCAAGAGCTATAGGTTGAGCAGTACAAGGTTTGTGCCGAATAGGGTCCATAGCTTGCTTCGGGATATTGGATTGTCAGATAGTAACTATCATAGTAGCCACGTCACCGATTATAGGGGAGAAAACTATGAAAACGAGGAAGATGATGGCACAATAGCTATTCCTGCTTACATCAGGGAGAATAGGGAAAATGATGATTTCATAGCATGCACCGCGAAGGTATCGGTGGATGGAAGAAGCGCATCCCTAGTgtttccaaaagaaaaacaaaatgttTGA
- the COX26 gene encoding Cox26p (Subunit of cytochrome C oxidase complex; stabilizes or regulates formation of respiratory chain supercomplexes composed of Complex III (ubiquinol-cytochrome c reductase) and Complex IV (cytochrome c oxidase)), giving the protein MFFSQVLRSSARAAPIKRYTGGRIGESWVITEGRRLIPEIFQWSAVLSVCLGWPGAVYFFSKARKA; this is encoded by the coding sequence ATGTTCTTCAGCCAAGTTTTGAGATCTTCCGCTCGTGCTGCCCCAATCAAGAGGTATACAGGCGGTAGAATAGGTGAATCGTGGGTAATTACGGAAGGTAGAAGGCTCATTCCAGAAATCTTTCAATGGAGTGCAGTATTGAGCGTTTGTTTAGGTTGGCCTGGTGCTGTATACTTCTTTAGTAAGGCAAGAAAAGCATGA